In Candidatus Flexicrinis affinis, the following proteins share a genomic window:
- a CDS encoding IS982 family transposase, with translation MRIAADRRAAGLSVSRFNRKLHRLSQHIGHLLSVLMEVLQAGEVFIIDSMPVPVCKRVRARRCRKLQGKRYFGHCAAKDETFFGWRLHLVCSSDGLPVAFDVMPAAWHDLTGVQWLTAELAAGSTVVGDKGYNSDLDETLCDYYGAILLLPKRRKNMVQDVPEHRALLRRFRPVIRTVHSQLEKMGVQRLHARTNLGLFLKLYASLLALLFNPFV, from the coding sequence GTGCGTATTGCAGCGGATCGGCGCGCTGCCGGGCTGAGCGTCTCGCGGTTCAACCGCAAACTGCACCGTCTGAGCCAGCACATCGGTCACCTGCTGAGCGTCTTGATGGAGGTGCTGCAGGCGGGGGAGGTGTTCATCATCGACAGCATGCCGGTGCCGGTCTGCAAGCGGGTGCGGGCGAGACGCTGTCGCAAGCTGCAGGGCAAGCGCTACTTCGGCCACTGTGCGGCCAAGGACGAAACCTTCTTCGGCTGGCGCTTGCATCTGGTGTGCAGCAGTGACGGCCTGCCAGTGGCTTTCGACGTCATGCCAGCCGCTTGGCACGACCTGACCGGGGTCCAATGGCTCACCGCCGAGCTCGCGGCCGGCTCGACCGTCGTGGGCGACAAGGGCTACAACAGCGACCTGGATGAAACGTTGTGCGACTACTACGGCGCTATTCTGCTGCTGCCCAAACGACGCAAGAACATGGTCCAGGATGTCCCCGAACATCGGGCGCTGCTGCGCCGTTTCCGTCCGGTCATCAGGACGGTTCACAGCCAGCTCGAGAAGATGGGCGTTCAGCGACTCCATGCGCGCACCAATCTCGGCCTGTTTCTCAAGCTGTACGCTTCGCTGCTCGCCTTGCTCTTTAATCCGTTTGTCTAG